One window of the Dehalococcoidales bacterium genome contains the following:
- the glmS gene encoding methylaspartate mutase subunit S, which translates to MERVPTVITGTVGMDAHVIGTKVLSRALKDAGFKVVELGMQVSPEEFISVAQETRADAILMTSLYGMAELDLKDFNEKRMEAGLGDVLLYIGGNLVIGRYDPKEVEPRFKKLGFDRVYPPETDTEKGIEDLKNDLKAKGKM; encoded by the coding sequence ATGGAAAGAGTACCGACAGTCATCACCGGCACGGTGGGGATGGACGCGCACGTCATCGGCACCAAGGTATTGTCCCGCGCGCTGAAAGACGCCGGCTTCAAGGTAGTGGAGCTGGGCATGCAGGTATCCCCGGAGGAGTTTATCAGCGTGGCGCAGGAGACCAGGGCGGACGCCATCCTGATGACCTCCCTCTACGGCATGGCGGAGCTGGACCTGAAAGACTTTAATGAAAAACGTATGGAGGCGGGGCTGGGGGACGTTCTCCTCTACATCGGCGGGAACCTGGTCATAGGCCGGTACGACCCCAAGGAGGTGGAGCCGCGGTTCAAGAAGCTGGGGTTCGACCGGGTGTACCCGCCGGAGACGGACACGGAAAAGGGCATCGAGGACTTGAAAAACGACCTCAAGGCGAAGGGAAAGATGTAA
- a CDS encoding SDR family NAD(P)-dependent oxidoreductase has translation MLLENRVAIVTGGTKGMGKAIALKFAGEGCDVVVTSRHLAEAQQTAKEIEALGRRALGLQADISKSAEVDDMVAQTIRKFQKIDILVNNAGGIDVKGGDTTDATEADWDHVLDVNLKGTFLCCMAVIPYMKKQQYGKIINLSSMGAVHPAVSVLHYHAAKAGVLGLTINLAFELAPQNIYCNAIVPGPVETPFWDSLQEPGPARDAFFAALCKKEVPLGRMGKPEDIAGPALFLASGLSDYVTGQIIYAAGGQPLNSHAATFLSTPQS, from the coding sequence GTGTTACTGGAAAACAGGGTAGCCATTGTGACCGGGGGGACCAAGGGGATGGGCAAAGCGATAGCGCTCAAGTTTGCCGGGGAGGGGTGCGACGTGGTGGTGACCAGCCGCCACCTGGCGGAGGCTCAGCAAACGGCTAAAGAAATAGAGGCGCTGGGGCGGCGGGCCCTGGGGCTGCAGGCGGATATCTCCAAAAGCGCGGAAGTGGATGACATGGTGGCGCAGACCATCAGGAAATTCCAGAAAATAGATATCCTGGTGAACAACGCGGGGGGGATAGACGTAAAGGGCGGGGACACCACGGACGCCACCGAGGCGGACTGGGACCATGTCCTGGACGTTAACCTCAAGGGGACTTTCCTGTGCTGCATGGCAGTTATTCCTTACATGAAAAAGCAGCAGTACGGCAAGATTATCAACCTTTCCTCCATGGGGGCGGTGCATCCGGCGGTATCCGTGCTGCACTACCACGCGGCCAAGGCCGGGGTGCTGGGGCTGACTATCAATCTGGCTTTCGAGCTGGCGCCGCAAAACATCTACTGCAACGCCATCGTGCCGGGGCCCGTCGAGACGCCGTTCTGGGACTCCCTGCAAGAGCCGGGACCGGCCAGGGACGCGTTTTTCGCGGCCTTGTGCAAGAAAGAGGTACCGCTGGGGCGGATGGGCAAACCGGAGGATATAGCCGGGCCGGCCCTGTTCCTGGCGTCCGGCCTGTCCGACTACGTTACCGGGCAGATTATCTACGCAGCCGGCGGCCAGCCCCTGAACTCGCACGCGGCCACTTTCCTTTCCACGCCGCAGTCGTGA